One segment of Chroicocephalus ridibundus chromosome 25, bChrRid1.1, whole genome shotgun sequence DNA contains the following:
- the LOC134527040 gene encoding olfactory receptor 14C36-like produces the protein LHYGTLLGSRACVHMAAAAWGSGFLYALLHTANTFSLPLFQGNALDQFFCEIPQILKLSCSDYYFRKAGLLVVSACLGFGCFVFIVLSYVQIFRAVLRIPSEQGRHKAFSTCLPHLAVVSLFVSTAVFAYLKPPSISSPSLDLVMAVQYSVVPPVVNPLIYSMRNKDLKDAVWKLISG, from the coding sequence ctgcactacgggaccctcctgggcagcagagcttgtgtccacatggcagcagctgcctggggcagtgggtttctctatgctctcctgcacacggccaatacattttccctacccctcttccagggcaatgccctggaccagttcttctgtgaaatcccccagatcctcaagctctcctgctcagactactacttcaggaaagctgggcttcttgtggtcagtgcctgtttaggctttggttgttttgtgttcattgtgctgtcctatgtgcagatcttcagggccgtgctgaggatcccctctgagcagggacggcacaaagccttctccacgtgcctccctcacctggccgtggtctccctgtttgtcagcactgccgtgtttgcctacctgaagcccccctccatctcctcaccATCTCTGGATCTGGTGATGGCAGTTcagtactcggtggtgcctccagtagtgaaccccctcatctacagcatgaggaataaGGACCTCAAGGATGCAGTGTGGAAACTGATATCTGGATAG
- the LOC134507667 gene encoding olfactory receptor 14I1-like → MSNSSSITQFLLLAFADTWELQLLHFGLFLGIYLAALLGNGLIITTVACDHRLHTPMYFFLLNLSLLDLGSISTTVPKAMANSLSDTRDISYAGCAAQLLFFIFFLAAEFCLLTIMAYDRYVAICK, encoded by the coding sequence atgtccaacagcagctccatcacccagttcctcctcctggcattcgcagacacatgggagctgcagctcttgcacttcgggctcttcctgggcatctacctggctgccctcctgggcaatggcctcatcatcaccactgtagcctgtgaccaccgcctccacacccccatgtacttcttcctcctcaacctctccctcctcgacctgggatccatctccaccactgtccccaaagccatggccaattctctctcggacaccagggacatctcctatgcaggatgtgctgcacagctcttgttcttcatcttctttcttgcagcagagttctgtcttctcaccattatggcctatgaccgctacgttgccatctgcaaa